A single Parachlamydiales bacterium DNA region contains:
- the cydB gene encoding cytochrome d ubiquinol oxidase subunit II: protein MENLPSLNLIWFIIFVILITGYAILDGFDLGVGIVHLFSKKDDERRIMLNSIGPVWDGNEVWLVTAGGALFAGFPDAYATLCSAFYIPVMILLTGIIFRAVAIEFRSKQPQAWWRWTWDVLFSVASFIITFGLGIVLGNLVRGIPLNDEKEFIGDFLSLLNPYAILVSFLTVSLVAMHGAIYVLMKTEGELHDKIRSWINPLIINYIILYATCTMATLIYQPHMVEAFRERPFFFIIGVLNMLAIANIPREIHKNRDHRAFASSCANIIFLMILYGIGSFPQMVRAINNPEYSLTIYNAASSDLTLKILLIIAFIGIPLVLSYTFMIYWIFNGKVRIDQNSY from the coding sequence ATGGAAAACCTGCCCAGCCTTAACCTAATTTGGTTTATAATTTTTGTTATCCTTATCACAGGCTACGCAATACTGGACGGCTTTGACTTAGGCGTAGGAATTGTCCATCTTTTTTCTAAAAAGGATGATGAACGCCGGATCATGTTGAACTCCATAGGACCTGTATGGGATGGAAACGAAGTTTGGCTTGTCACAGCCGGCGGTGCGCTTTTTGCCGGTTTTCCGGATGCTTACGCAACTCTCTGTTCTGCTTTTTATATTCCCGTCATGATATTGCTGACAGGGATAATATTCAGGGCTGTAGCGATTGAATTTCGCAGCAAACAACCCCAAGCTTGGTGGAGATGGACCTGGGACGTTCTTTTTTCCGTTGCAAGCTTTATCATTACCTTTGGGCTTGGTATTGTTCTAGGCAACCTCGTCCGCGGCATTCCTCTGAATGACGAAAAAGAGTTCATAGGCGATTTTCTCTCCTTGCTTAACCCTTATGCAATATTGGTCAGCTTTCTAACAGTTTCCTTAGTTGCAATGCATGGGGCGATCTATGTGTTGATGAAGACAGAAGGCGAACTGCACGATAAAATCCGGTCATGGATTAATCCACTGATCATCAACTACATCATATTATACGCCACCTGTACTATGGCAACCCTTATCTACCAGCCACATATGGTAGAAGCTTTCCGTGAGCGCCCCTTCTTTTTCATTATTGGGGTATTAAACATGCTAGCTATTGCTAACATCCCCAGGGAAATCCATAAGAACCGGGACCATCGGGCTTTTGCCTCTTCCTGCGCGAATATCATTTTTCTAATGATTCTTTATGGCATCGGATCTTTCCCACAAATGGTGCGGGCAATCAATAATCCTGAGTACAGCCTTACTATTTATAACGCCGCGTCCTCTGATTTAACCCTGAAGATCCTCTTAATCATTGCCTTTATAGGTATTCCACTCGTTCTTTCTTATACTTTTATGATCTATTGGATTTTCAATGGCAAAGTCCGTATTGATCAGAATAGTTATTGA
- a CDS encoding cytochrome ubiquinol oxidase subunit I, with protein sequence MDVEILARIQFALTIMFHYIYPPLSIGLGLVMVFIEGAYIKTGNPLYKSAAQFWTKIFALTFAIGVATGIVMEFEFGTNWATYSRYVGDVFGSALAAEGVFAFFLESGFLALLLFGWNRISPKLHFFSTLMVCLGAHFSAIWIVVANSWMQTPAGYHIVGEGMTARAEITDFWAMVFNPSSMDRLAHTVIGAWLAGAFLVISVSAYYLLKRKFIDFAKISMKVGLGLATVAVLLQTVSGHSSAKGVAVNQPAKLAALEGIYHTEKGAPLSLFGIPNTAEERVDYQIAIPKLLSYLAFDNPDAEIKGLNEFPKKDWPNVYFTFYSYHLMLAMWGAMFLCCLLSIVYWWRGKLTTTPWLLRLLAFSVLFPQIGNQMGWFCAETGRYPWLVYGHLRISEGLSKAVAAEHVLGSIILFGVVYTFLFILFIYLLNEKIQHGPENFDTANLYHQLSTPFKTPSKDAHGKPAQP encoded by the coding sequence ATGGACGTAGAGATCTTAGCCCGAATTCAGTTTGCTCTAACTATCATGTTTCATTACATATACCCTCCCTTGAGTATTGGATTGGGACTAGTGATGGTGTTTATCGAAGGGGCCTACATAAAAACAGGAAACCCTCTCTATAAATCAGCGGCACAGTTTTGGACTAAAATCTTTGCCTTGACATTCGCTATCGGCGTCGCCACCGGTATCGTGATGGAATTCGAATTCGGCACTAATTGGGCTACCTACTCGCGTTATGTCGGCGACGTCTTCGGCAGTGCCCTCGCTGCTGAAGGGGTTTTTGCCTTTTTTCTTGAATCCGGCTTCCTCGCACTGCTTCTTTTTGGCTGGAACAGGATAAGCCCTAAACTGCATTTCTTTTCTACCCTGATGGTATGTTTAGGAGCTCATTTCAGTGCTATCTGGATCGTCGTGGCAAACTCCTGGATGCAAACTCCCGCCGGTTATCATATTGTGGGAGAAGGAATGACAGCTAGGGCTGAGATAACAGATTTCTGGGCGATGGTATTCAACCCCTCCTCTATGGACAGATTAGCCCATACTGTTATCGGAGCATGGCTGGCCGGGGCTTTTCTTGTCATAAGCGTCAGCGCCTACTATCTCTTGAAAAGGAAATTCATTGATTTTGCCAAAATATCCATGAAAGTGGGCTTGGGATTAGCCACAGTTGCAGTCCTATTGCAAACTGTCAGCGGACATAGTTCAGCTAAAGGCGTTGCAGTCAATCAACCGGCAAAACTCGCAGCTCTAGAAGGAATATACCACACTGAAAAAGGAGCCCCCCTTTCATTATTCGGTATTCCAAACACAGCCGAAGAACGGGTCGACTATCAGATCGCCATTCCCAAATTATTGAGCTACTTAGCTTTTGATAACCCCGACGCAGAGATCAAAGGTCTAAATGAATTTCCGAAAAAAGATTGGCCCAATGTGTACTTCACCTTCTATAGCTACCACCTCATGTTAGCTATGTGGGGGGCTATGTTCCTATGCTGCCTTTTAAGTATTGTCTATTGGTGGCGTGGAAAGTTAACCACAACACCGTGGCTTTTGCGTTTACTTGCCTTCTCCGTCCTTTTCCCTCAGATAGGCAACCAAATGGGATGGTTCTGCGCAGAGACGGGCCGCTACCCTTGGCTTGTCTATGGACATCTTCGCATCTCTGAGGGTCTTTCTAAAGCTGTTGCAGCAGAACACGTTTTAGGATCCATCATTCTATTCGGAGTTGTCTACACCTTTTTGTTCATCCTCTTTATCTATCTTCTGAATGAAAAGATCCAGCACGGACCGGAAAACTTCGATACCGCCAATCTTTACCACCAACTTTCCACACCCTTCAAGACACCCTCAAAGGACGCTCATGGAAAACCTGCCCAGCCTTAA
- a CDS encoding aromatic amino acid transport family protein, with protein sequence MEKHGSLLGGTLLIAGTTIGGGMLALPVLTCLGGFLPSLVIYTLCWLFMTATGLLFLEVSLWLHRDANIVSMAESTLGKWGKAFAWLLYIFLFYCLSLAYIVGCGDYIREILGIQGHAYIGTALFIGIFGTLVIMGTRLVSAVNGVLVGIMITLFFSIIFMGIPHINFEHLVRRDWNLSLLSLPVSFTAFAYQGTVPTLVNYLNYDVRRIRLAIIIGSFIPLVTYIIWQTVILGIVPTFGNEGLLNALNEGENAVQPLKYFIQNPWLILVSGLFAFIALLTSFFGVTLGLVDFLSDGLKIKKSGSGKWILSLLVFLPPFLISLWKSNLFLEALDLAGGYGCSLLLGLLPVIMVWRGRYHMQLNEQNQLPGGKMILILLGAFVAFEVAIQIMINLGVFGIDIGG encoded by the coding sequence ATGGAAAAACATGGATCCCTTTTAGGTGGGACTTTGCTTATCGCCGGTACCACCATCGGTGGCGGTATGCTGGCCCTGCCCGTATTAACCTGTTTAGGGGGCTTTTTGCCTTCCCTTGTCATCTATACCCTCTGCTGGCTATTTATGACTGCTACAGGTTTGCTATTTCTCGAAGTCTCTCTATGGCTGCATAGGGATGCTAATATTGTTTCTATGGCAGAATCGACCCTCGGAAAATGGGGAAAGGCCTTTGCATGGCTATTATACATTTTTCTTTTCTACTGCTTATCATTGGCTTATATCGTAGGCTGCGGGGATTATATTAGAGAAATTTTAGGCATACAAGGACATGCTTATATCGGTACTGCTCTATTTATTGGGATTTTTGGAACCCTGGTCATCATGGGTACCCGTTTAGTTAGCGCCGTTAATGGAGTCCTCGTCGGGATAATGATCACGCTTTTTTTCAGCATAATTTTCATGGGAATTCCCCACATCAATTTTGAACACCTTGTACGTAGAGATTGGAATCTTTCCCTCCTATCACTCCCGGTTTCATTTACAGCATTCGCATACCAAGGAACAGTGCCTACATTAGTAAATTACCTGAATTACGACGTAAGACGTATACGTTTAGCCATTATTATCGGTAGCTTTATTCCTTTAGTCACCTACATCATCTGGCAGACCGTCATTTTGGGTATAGTACCCACATTCGGAAATGAAGGACTTTTGAATGCCTTAAATGAAGGCGAAAACGCTGTCCAACCTTTAAAGTATTTCATTCAAAATCCTTGGCTTATCCTAGTCAGTGGTTTATTTGCCTTTATCGCTTTATTGACTTCATTTTTTGGAGTGACATTAGGACTTGTTGATTTCCTTTCAGACGGTCTTAAAATAAAAAAATCAGGTTCTGGCAAATGGATTCTCAGCTTGCTCGTCTTCCTTCCGCCTTTCCTAATCTCTCTTTGGAAATCCAATCTGTTCCTGGAAGCGTTGGATTTAGCCGGGGGATACGGTTGTTCATTATTACTCGGGCTTCTACCTGTAATAATGGTTTGGAGAGGAAGGTATCATATGCAGCTCAATGAACAGAACCAATTGCCCGGTGGTAAAATGATATTGATTTTACTGGGTGCATTTGTTGCATTCGAAGTTGCAATCCAAATCATGATTAATTTAGGGGTATTTGGTATTGACATTGGGGGATAA